A single genomic interval of Methanocorpusculum sp. harbors:
- a CDS encoding 6-hydroxymethylpterin diphosphokinase MptE-like protein, with amino-acid sequence MKSEDWEPYYVRILAYFGFSREDDERSAELLSALLPRNDIALLRDTIRGKDCIVCGNAPSLPSDIKNTDLTGKVVIAADAAASVLFSRGIRPDIIFSDMDGMDDDFLDMNDAGTILVLHAHGDNIPLVRSWVPKVRGPIVGTTQSTPLANVYNFGGFSDGDRCVFAAHELGAGSVQLIGFDLDDKNVDPIKHGKLMIARKLLKLAGHDV; translated from the coding sequence ATGAAATCTGAAGACTGGGAACCCTATTACGTCCGTATCCTTGCGTATTTCGGATTCTCGCGTGAGGACGATGAGCGTTCGGCCGAGCTTCTTTCGGCGCTTTTACCAAGGAACGATATTGCACTTCTGCGGGATACGATCCGCGGGAAGGACTGTATTGTCTGTGGAAATGCCCCGTCACTCCCGTCTGATATAAAAAATACAGATTTGACCGGGAAAGTCGTGATCGCCGCAGATGCGGCTGCCAGCGTGCTTTTTTCGCGAGGGATCAGACCGGATATCATCTTCTCGGATATGGATGGCATGGATGATGATTTTCTGGATATGAACGACGCGGGGACAATACTTGTTTTACATGCCCACGGTGATAATATCCCGCTGGTTCGCTCCTGGGTGCCGAAGGTCCGCGGTCCTATCGTTGGGACCACGCAGAGCACACCTCTTGCAAATGTCTATAATTTCGGCGGATTTTCCGACGGGGACAGATGCGTATTCGCAGCTCATGAGTTGGGGGCAGGTTCCGTGCAGCTGATCGGATTCGATCTGGACGATAAAAATGTTGATCCTATCAAACACGGGAAATTGATGATCGCCCGCAAACTTCTCAAACTGGCAGGTCATGACGTTTGA
- a CDS encoding DHH family phosphoesterase: MVETDGTQAVSPKNKNKQIKYLILGCGSIGYNVLEELSESNDNILIVDSDEKRIDDLRDHRHQATVGDISDPLILTKLPEPEVVFVLSSDKDANLSAVQNIRKAYPNVNVIARAVDLFSTDQLADNGADVVLYPQKVVAKSAVNHMANLIASRNAQKLYSLLSSWSGTLGIITHKNPDPDSISSAMALSVIAHDASKGKLSTRILYEGNIGHQENRAFVNLLEIKMEHLTKEILAQCDYLALVDCVAPGMNNDLPPSTKINIIVDHHSAEGVVREYKPEFLESRPDAGATASILTQYLQELYLPIDTKVATALFYGIRADTHEFQRNISSQDLYNAAFLLPHADRALLEIIMAPSLSQETIDVLGNAILNREVKQGYLFANVGYVRNRDAIPQAADMLLTLEGVTTSMVYGITDTHITLSARNKDIRLHVGDVMKEAFAKIPGASAGGHATMAALSIPLNAFSMVKDKEELLSMVIDPILSNFMKLVGISDGEGDEI, encoded by the coding sequence ATGGTTGAGACTGACGGGACTCAGGCCGTATCCCCGAAAAATAAAAATAAACAAATAAAATATCTCATACTGGGATGCGGGAGCATTGGCTATAATGTACTTGAAGAACTCAGTGAATCGAATGACAACATTCTGATCGTTGATTCTGATGAAAAACGTATTGATGATCTCCGTGATCATCGACATCAGGCAACTGTAGGCGATATCAGTGACCCTCTGATCCTCACAAAACTTCCTGAACCGGAAGTAGTATTTGTTCTGTCATCGGACAAAGACGCAAATCTATCCGCGGTCCAGAATATCAGAAAGGCGTATCCAAATGTCAATGTGATTGCTCGTGCCGTGGATCTTTTTTCCACCGATCAGCTTGCTGATAACGGAGCCGATGTTGTATTATATCCGCAGAAGGTCGTGGCCAAGTCTGCGGTAAACCATATGGCCAATCTCATCGCATCGAGAAATGCCCAGAAACTTTACTCGCTTCTTTCTTCATGGTCAGGTACGCTTGGTATTATCACGCACAAAAACCCTGACCCCGACTCGATTTCCAGTGCAATGGCTTTATCTGTGATCGCTCATGATGCCTCTAAAGGCAAACTTTCAACCCGGATCCTTTACGAAGGAAACATAGGACACCAGGAAAATCGTGCCTTCGTTAATCTCCTTGAGATCAAAATGGAGCATCTCACGAAAGAAATCCTTGCGCAGTGTGATTATCTGGCTCTTGTGGACTGTGTTGCTCCGGGAATGAACAACGATCTGCCGCCAAGCACCAAAATCAACATTATCGTTGATCACCACAGTGCTGAGGGTGTGGTACGGGAGTATAAACCCGAGTTCCTCGAATCCAGACCGGATGCCGGTGCGACCGCCTCCATTCTGACACAGTATCTTCAGGAACTGTATCTTCCGATCGATACAAAGGTCGCGACGGCACTATTCTACGGGATCCGTGCAGATACCCACGAATTCCAGAGAAATATCTCATCTCAGGATCTGTATAATGCAGCCTTCCTTCTTCCGCATGCAGATCGTGCACTCCTTGAGATCATCATGGCCCCGTCCCTATCTCAGGAAACGATCGATGTTTTAGGTAATGCGATCCTGAACCGCGAGGTAAAACAGGGGTATCTCTTTGCAAATGTAGGGTATGTCAGAAACAGGGATGCCATTCCGCAGGCAGCAGATATGCTTCTGACCCTTGAAGGGGTAACGACGTCTATGGTGTACGGCATCACCGATACCCACATCACTCTTTCTGCCAGAAACAAGGATATCCGTCTCCATGTTGGTGACGTGATGAAGGAGGCTTTTGCCAAGATTCCCGGCGCATCTGCCGGCGGTCATGCAACAATGGCGGCTCTTTCCATCCCGCTGAACGCTTTTTCCATGGTCAAAGATAAAGAGGAACTCCTTTCCATGGTCATCGACCCTATTCTCTCCAATTTCATGAAACTCGTTGGTATTTCCGATGGAGAAGGGGATGAAATCTGA
- a CDS encoding Zn-ribbon domain-containing protein, whose amino-acid sequence MPHKCTKCGREFRDGSVEILRGCPSCGGKKFLYVSDRVKNADVLEEKSIETIAEETKQEVLEVKHQGPATRPTDILERVESVRIVSKGTYELNLERLAESQDIIIGMGDDGKYMLDLPSMSKRKSDPKKK is encoded by the coding sequence ATGCCGCATAAGTGTACAAAATGTGGACGCGAGTTTCGTGACGGGTCGGTCGAGATCCTTCGCGGATGTCCGAGTTGCGGCGGTAAAAAATTCCTCTACGTAAGTGACCGTGTGAAAAACGCGGATGTTTTAGAGGAGAAGTCTATCGAAACGATCGCTGAGGAAACCAAGCAGGAAGTGCTCGAAGTAAAACACCAGGGTCCGGCTACCCGCCCGACCGATATTTTAGAGCGTGTCGAGAGTGTCAGAATCGTCAGTAAAGGTACCTACGAACTGAATCTCGAACGGCTTGCAGAATCCCAGGATATCATTATAGGGATGGGAGATGACGGCAAATATATGCTGGATCTTCCTTCCATGTCAAAAAGAAAGAGCGATCCAAAAAAGAAATAG